One Thamnophis elegans isolate rThaEle1 chromosome 2, rThaEle1.pri, whole genome shotgun sequence genomic window, tttcaggTAAAATCCCCAAAaagaatatttctggctttaaatcaatatgttgctttatcattttttcccagtcatgtatgtatttttgtccaatatttttttgctttacatCATGTCCACCACATGTAATCTGACAGTCCTTGCAGCATTTAGCCGACttctctttaaacatctttgccaacctCGCTCGCACaaaatgccacctataaaccatcttacTTTGTGTGTATACTTAGGTTATAGCTattagcaaaggtctttccacactccatgcatttatatggtttctcccctgtgtggattacCTGATGGGAAataaggctattttttttttgagtaaaggtttttccacactccataTATTTATATGATTTCTCCcatgtgtggatcatcttatgggaaataagatgacctctttgagcaaagatctttccacactccatgcatttggcTTTTCCCCTGTGAATCTTTTTGTATATAGTAAGTCTATTGTTCAgaacaaaggtctttccacacttcatgcatttatatggcttcccccctgtgtggatcattttATGGAAAATAAGATAACAAtgttgagcaaaggtctttccacactccatgcatttatatggtttctctcctgtgtggatcaccTGATGGGAAACAAGACTACTTTTTTGAGTAAAGGTTtctccacactccatgcatttaaaaggcttctcccctgtgtggatcatcttatgggaaataagattacCTTTTTGAGTAAAggtttttccacactccatgcatttaaatggtttttctcctgtgtggatccttttgtgtATAGTAAGTCCACTGGTCTGatcaaaggtctttccacacaccatacatttatatggtttctccaaTGTGGATTACCTGATGGGaaataagacttttttttttcagtaaaggTTTTAtgacactccatgcatttaatacaatacaatacaatttatatggtttctcccctgggTGGATCACCTGATGGGAAATATGGCTACTTATTTGAGTAGGTTTTTCAACACTCACATGCATTTAAAAGGCTTCTCCCCTGGGTGGATCCTTGTGTGTATTCTTAGGTTACAGCTattagcaaaggtctttccacactccatgcatttatatggtttctcccctgtctGGATCAGCATATGGGAAATAGGATTATGTCTATGAGCAAAGGTCTTTGCACACTCTATGCATTTATACAGCTTCTCTCCTGTGTAGATCACCTGATGGGAAATAAGACTACTATTTTGAGAACTTCCGGTGGGCGTAGCCTGACAGAGGGTTGTTAttttaacagctctggaatcttggcatcgttaatctgtctaaacagcaatctatCAAGCTGTTTGGCAGTTTATTTACCCTCTCTTCGGACTTAGAAGAGAGAGATAAGAAGCTATCCATCGGAAGCTCTCCAACTAGCCGTTTCAGCCTAAAcactgggaggaagggggaaggcacCGGCTGCAGCATGGCAGCTCCGAACCGGgattcattctgccttttgttgcaggacgaaggttttcgctcatcctcagcacaaatgATTTATTGTGGTcttcaagccgagctgaaccaatatTGGTAAacatctaattgtatgtataaatccttagctccatctgcaaagaattccttctgctaatTAATTGCTGAAAGTTCTATGaaaaatggcgccgagctgtgtaggaggggcgtgACTCGGATAGAATTTTTGCGAAGCCTAAAAGTGATGTATTActaagaagtgatttattatcaagcCAAATAGCAATTACTGCATAATTGGACTGCTTGGATtttttaactgactaaagaagattaaacttgagatggcttctaagcaaaaatccccccctcctccccccgcatCGAAAAGTGCCGGAAATTTACCAGCGCCTTCTGCTAAAATACAATCATTACTCCcttctacttctgcaggggaccccctgacaagggaaattctgcagaaggaattaattgatgcattaaaaaatcatgctgttacgatggaagcaaaacttaaggaagaaatagctgcttctaacaaacagatgtctgaagaacttatgacatgtaaCCAAATGATTAGAGGGGACTTTCTGATGGCCCTGAATTCACTAGCTGGTTATGCATATggccttgaagaaaagttagaagatcttagtgactctaatacAAACTTGGTAATAAAGATGGAGGCGGTCCAGCAAAAGGttagcgatgcagaaaatgaaatcataatgctacagtataggcgaatggaatttgctttaaggataaggagcctccctgaaaatacacaagagaacctgaaacagactctctctgaagccttcgacctgatggtgggagggaatcttgattggcaaatcgaaaaggtttaCCGCGTTAATTCctcgctggcaaaacaaaaacaattaccaagagatatagtggtctacttcgccactagagatgtgagaaatacgatattacaggaatcctccaaaaataagcttcaaatcgggggtcgggaggtgactgtcctgaaggagataccacctaaaatgctgagatctaggaaagactatgcctttttagttgaagagcttaaaaatcaccAGATACCGTTTAGATTGGGACGCACCAGCCAGCATTgcatttagctaccttggaaaaagacatcacctcaatacagtatggaaggcacaagatttctacaccaacgTACTGAAGGGCTGACAACCCTCTTCCTCTAGatctagacaaagagaacaagaaggatatgatggaaagcaaaccactcaagtattaacaaggggggatcaactttttctctcagaggtacaagaagctaaagaacaaagacaagaccgcgtgattactagacgaatggaacaggaattaagaaagcaacgTACACAAGCCACCGTTCAGGTGCGtacaggtgttacatcagaaacagtgggagaagctaggccaaaggttaaattccaagctgttcagatggctattaaaaagtttcaggggggctaatgatggtaactaagtctctaatatggaatgttaagtgattggatcaatttagcAGGGGATGGAGTGCTcagtattgaagggtatgatttggtatatggctgcttgtttgttgtataataaagaggtggaTGAGAATTTTAAAGGTCATGTTCTGGGGAATGCCTTGCTATGGGTTGGgaaaaaacatcaatataaattaaatgacatggtagacttataaaaaggttaaggtattctggacaaaaatatgatggattatgcaaaatgttgtaaaaaaaaaaaggataaagtttacctccCACCTATTTTTTGTTATGTATAGTTACTGACTGAACaacagtagagattaacttgactttgcatttgataactgcagctagattgttggtggcgcaatactggaagaaggaagatttctcTACTATCCAGGAATGGACAGTGAAAaccacaaacttagcagagatggctaaaatatttgcatatctcaaggataattcaaacgagagatataaacgagactgggaaaaatggattgactatattcaaaataaatatggctttaggaaatttcagatagcttatgattaagatcagaaatgatacaaattgtttagagttagcctagcaaagaggagttaagctcaattcaaagatgttattaactttctactttttctttaagtatatcttaaactgtttttgttaaatatttataccttgtattggttctgggaagtcagggtgggggaaggttgggggggttaggggggagggagtttactaagttggaggagggatgttggatgattgtacatgtatactgctattttttcttttttatgtatattgaaatgggaTTATAAATACCACCAACACAAAAGCGAGTTTGcttagaagctgaaatacaccaagtgaattagaggaagagtgggaagcagaggaaagataggaagagagggataggagagagggagaagatgagATGTAtaaggagtggtaaggggagagaggagaaggagaaaggaaggggaagtagagtagaaaatgatggagggaagacaggatgtagaaagagggaggagagagtgggaagaaagtgtcagataaggtataaatatggtgtatggagagcagaagagccagtaAGATGAGTTGatgtacttaataatacaacatgatattgactatgtaatagtatacatgtgattatgttatgaaaatggaaaataaaaactttctatagtaaaaaaaaaaaagactactaTTTTGAGTAAAGGTTTTTCCACACTCACGTGCATTTAAATgacttctcccctgtgtggatccttgtGTGTATTCTTAGGTTATAGCTATTAGCAAAggactttccacactccatgcatttatatggtttctcccctgtgtggatcaccATATGGGAAGTAACATTACGTctatgagcaaaggtctttccacactctatgcatttatacagcttctctcctgtgtggatcaccTGATGGGAAATAAGACTACTATTTTGAGTAAAggtttttccacactccatgcatttaaatggcttctcccctgtgtggatccttgtGTGTGTTCTTAGGTTATAGCTattagcaaaggtctttccacactccatgcatttatatggtttctcctcTGTGTGGATTACCTGATGGGAAATAAGGCTACTTTTTTGAGTAAAGGTtgttccacactccatgcatttaaatggcttctcccctgtgtggatccttgtGTGTAGTCTTAGATTATTGCTCTtaacaaaggtctttccacactccatgcatttatatggtttctcccctgtgtggataaTCTGATGGGAAATTAGGCTACTTTTTTGAGTAAAGGCTTTTCCACACTgcatacatttatatggtttctcccctgtatggatcaCCTGATGGGAAACAAGATTAACTTTTTGAGTAAATgttttcccacactccatgcatttaaatggtttttCTCCCGTGTGGATCTTTTTGTGTATACTAAGTCCACTGCtctgagcaaaggtctttccacacaacatacatttatatggtttctctcctgtatggatcTCTTTGTGGATATTAAATTCCCTGCTACGAGTAAAGGCTTTTCCACActgcatgcatttatatggtttctctcccatGTTCCTCTTTTTGTGGATAGTAAGGTCATTGCTAtgagtaaaggtctttccacactccatgcttttatagggtttctctcctgctGCTTGGAGGGACTGGGCTGCGTGGGCTACAAGTGCTTCTGAACACCGTTTCTCCCCGGTGTGAATCCTTTCATGGGAAATAAGTTGCCTGCTTCTTCTAAAATGTTTTCCAGATTCCAAACATATATAAGGCTCCTCTTCTGTGTGAATCGCTTTTTGAGGTGTAAGGAAGTTATTTCCAAGAGAAGGAATGAATGTCCCATTGTAATTTTTTCCGTTGTGCCTTATAGCATCTTCTCCTTTGTTTTGGGTTAAATAGCATTTGTTTACATGTAATTTATCTTCCATTCGAATTCCAAATTTTTCCGTTCCATCATTAGAATTGATCACTTGGAACAATTCACAGGAATCTTGATTCTCCTCCCCATTATTACcttcaaagcaaaagagaaatgaaatgatAAGGTTAGGGAAAAAGATCAAACTGCAAATCTCACTCAAAGTCAGTTTTGAGTTAAGGAATAATCAGGGGAAACATCCAAGAAGATCACACGTTCACTAGCCTGAGATATTGCACTACTGATCTCGTGTGATCTCAAACTAAAGTAGTTTAGGCTTCTGTTTTCTGCAAAATGAGTGGCAAACtactttattgattgattgattgattgatattattatatttatatgctgcccttttcccccgaaggggactctgggcggctcacaattcaaatcagggaaggggggtacagacaaaaaataaaagacgaaacataaccatacataatttaaaaacacacaacagtcataccattcgatatggggcaacagctctttagccccaggcctgtcggaacagccaggttttaacagctttgcggaaggcctggagggtggtgagggttcgaatctccacggagggttcgttccagagggtcggagcagccacagagaaggctctcctccgggtagtcgccagtcggcactggccggcggatggaattcggaggaggcctaatctgtgggatctaatcggtctagtggaggtgattggcagcaggcggtctctcaagtacccaggtccaataccatgaagggctttataagtgacgactagcgccttgaagcgtatccggagaccaataggcagccagtgcagcttgcggaggataggtgttacgtgggtgaaccgaggtgcacccacgatctctcacacggctgcattctggacaaggtgaagtctccgaatgctcttcaatggctgccccatgtagagcacgttgcagtagtccagtctagaggtcacaagggcacgagtgactgttgtgagcgcctcccggttcaggtagggacgcaactggtgcaccaggcgaacctgggcaaatgcccccgtggtcacagccgacaagtggtgttcaaaagtcagctgtgggtccaggaagactcccaaattgcgaaccctgtctgaggggtctactgtttgaccccccagcctgagagatggaaaacttggccaattagtaggagggaaacacaccagccactcggtcttatccggattgagtacaagcttgttaacccccatccagtccctaacagcctcgaggcactggcacatcacgtcaaccgcttcattgagttggcacggggtggacagatacagctgcgtatcgtccgcatactgatggcattttatcccatgccgtcgaatgatctcacccagcggcttcatgtagatattaaacaggaggggggacaggaccgaaccctgcggcaccccataattcaggggcctaggggtcgatctctgccctccgaccaacaccgactgcaacctgtccgagaggtaagaggagaaccaccgtaggacagtgcctcccacccctacctcccgcagtcgtcgcagaaggataccatggtcgatggtatcaaaggccgctgagaggtcaaggagcactaggacagaggcataacctccatccctggctctccagagatcatcgatcaatgcgaccaaagcggtttccgtgctgtagccaggcctatattcccgactggaagggatctagataatcggtttcctccaaggaccgccggagctgaaaggccaccactttctcaacaaccttccctacaaaggggaggttggagactggacgatagtcgTTTAacactgctggatccaaagatggcttcttcagaaggggtctcaccaccaccgcctttaaagcggggggaaagaacccctcccgaagggaggcggtaacaaccgcctggatccagccccgtgtcacctccctgctgttagcgaccagccaggaggggcacgggtccagtacacttgtggaggcacttacagctcccatggccttgtccacgtcctcaggggtaacagcttgaaaatcaatccagtgatgtccttccagattctcccctggtgcctcagctggctctgcgcaattggag contains:
- the LOC116502601 gene encoding zinc finger protein 708-like is translated as MKCSVFYDGAQTAVEPPNQGSLVSFEEVAVYFSEEEWSQLHPDQKVLHSEVMLENHRNVVSLGNNGEENQDSCELFQVINSNDGTEKFGIRMEDKLHVNKCYLTQNKGEDAIRHNGKNYNGTFIPSLGNNFLTPQKAIHTEEEPYICLESGKHFRRSRQLISHERIHTGEKRCSEALVAHAAQSLQAAGEKPYKSMECGKTFTHSNDLTIHKKRNMGEKPYKCMQCGKAFTRSREFNIHKEIHTGEKPYKCMLCGKTFAQSSGLSIHKKIHTGEKPFKCMECGKTFTQKVNLVSHQVIHTGEKPYKCMQCGKAFTQKSSLISHQIIHTGEKPYKCMECGKTFVKSNNLRLHTRIHTGEKPFKCMECGTTFTQKSSLISHQVIHTEEKPYKCMECGKTFANSYNLRTHTRIHTGEKPFKCMECGKTFTQNSSLISHQVIHTGEKLYKCIECGKTFAHRRNVTSHMVIHTGEKPYKCMECGKSFANSYNLRIHTRIHTGEKSFKCTSRGRGLSALQYKPYKCMVCGKTFDQTSGLTIHKRIHTGEKPFKCMECGKTFTQKGNLISHKMIHTGEKPFKCMECGETFTQKSSLVSHQVIHTGEKPYKCMECGKTFAQHCYLIFHKMIHTGGKPYKCMKCGKTFIFAQRGHLISHKMIHTWEKSYKYMECGKTFTQKKNSLISHQVIHTGEKPYKCMECGKTFANSYNLSIHTNACWIRISQSRAFACATHSSPSCCKQAVIMSSVKSGTHLPSVAPR